The following proteins are encoded in a genomic region of Synergistaceae bacterium:
- a CDS encoding histidine kinase: MTDKIGDIEERISRFLQDGLDELYLLRQEETVQLDDVRERGRQLTVELRELAAALDQAAKDYERSREELRVSSRVGLAEEQASYERASEFMKIRGSLEERHRLLSLQRNELQQEERRLEHLVKRSEKTANRLRMVLSLFIAPEEFVETVMETQNSEALSAAFHLAEREAVTFARELHDGPCQTFSALGLTLEMGREYLHRGESSMALEEIDRALEQTKSGLDEIRALLFCLSPTGIQEGFELPLRRLAVQVRQNWGSELSFTLSGNMDELPVHVRIGAFKTLHQAVTNAAGHGATEVRVSINYAKHNLRVRITDNGKGFNVEQEKEAAKERGSYGLVNMEERMKMLGGKLSISSVLNKGSSVSFSVPIIAG; the protein is encoded by the coding sequence ATGACGGATAAAATCGGGGACATTGAAGAACGTATCAGCCGTTTTCTGCAGGATGGTCTCGACGAACTTTACCTGCTTCGGCAGGAAGAAACGGTCCAGCTTGACGATGTGCGAGAACGGGGCCGGCAGCTGACCGTTGAGCTGAGGGAGCTTGCGGCTGCGCTGGATCAGGCCGCGAAGGACTACGAACGTTCCCGTGAAGAGCTGCGAGTGAGTTCCAGGGTGGGATTGGCCGAGGAACAGGCCTCCTACGAGCGCGCTTCCGAATTCATGAAAATTCGGGGCTCTCTGGAGGAGCGTCACCGTCTTCTGAGCCTTCAGAGAAATGAACTGCAGCAGGAGGAGCGCCGTTTGGAACATCTCGTGAAACGGAGCGAGAAAACGGCCAATCGTCTTCGCATGGTCCTGAGTCTGTTCATCGCTCCCGAAGAGTTTGTGGAAACGGTGATGGAAACGCAGAACAGCGAGGCCCTTTCGGCCGCCTTTCATCTGGCGGAGCGGGAGGCTGTCACTTTTGCCCGGGAACTGCACGATGGTCCCTGTCAGACTTTTTCCGCCTTGGGACTGACTTTGGAGATGGGGCGGGAATATCTCCACAGAGGGGAAAGCTCCATGGCTCTGGAGGAAATCGACCGGGCGCTGGAACAGACCAAATCCGGACTCGACGAAATTCGGGCTCTGCTTTTCTGTTTGAGCCCCACGGGTATCCAGGAGGGATTCGAACTGCCTCTCCGGCGGCTGGCGGTTCAGGTGCGGCAGAACTGGGGCAGCGAACTCAGCTTCACTCTCAGCGGAAATATGGACGAACTGCCCGTCCACGTGCGAATCGGCGCCTTCAAAACCCTTCATCAGGCCGTGACCAACGCGGCAGGTCATGGGGCGACGGAGGTTAGGGTGAGCATCAACTACGCGAAACACAACCTGCGGGTCCGGATCACGGACAACGGCAAAGGTTTCAACGTGGAACAGGAAAAAGAGGCGGCGAAGGAACGGGGGTCCTACGGTCTTGTCAACATGGAGGAGCGCATGAAAATGCTGGGGGGCAAGCTCTCCATTTCCAGCGTTCTCAACAAGGGCTCCAGCGTTTCCTTTTCCGTCCCCATCATCGCGGGATGA
- a CDS encoding FeoB-associated Cys-rich membrane protein, producing the protein MKLVDLIVIIPVAMVVLFTFTRGFRKRKSSSCGCSDCTKCSVGKN; encoded by the coding sequence ATGAAACTGGTGGATCTGATTGTCATCATACCGGTTGCGATGGTTGTGCTTTTTACCTTCACGCGAGGATTTAGAAAACGTAAAAGCAGTTCCTGTGGATGTTCCGACTGTACAAAGTGCTCCGTGGGAAAAAACTGA
- the feoB gene encoding ferrous iron transport protein B, with the protein MKFALAGNPNSGKTTLFNNLTGSSAHVGNWPGVTVDRKEGLYRSPSGPVTVVDLPGIYSLSPYSPEEIVARDYIVEQNPDLVINIVDATNLERNLYLTTQLMETDRPIVVALNMMDVIEKEGLAIDVDILEQELGLPVVPISALDASGLKELMRRGLEAAATPRRGRSVLESSPLAAPIHKVVNLLDERKIPHSLFHAIKLIEGDSLEKTEFRERYAADLVDRIDEMRTTIDLPANMERDFEAAIADLRYRHITGHYRRAMLRVRQPGGHTLSTSIDRFLTHKLLGIPIFLAVMFFVFHMIFSDNLFGTGIPSPGVWLQELTGTLMDWITGLVEQLLLNLSVSDWARSMAIDGLFAGVGAVLSFLPQIMMLFLFLSILEDSGYMARAAFLMDRILRCFGLSGKSFLPMLMGFGCSVPAMMATRTLEDERDRRITIMLMPCFSCGAKAPIWAMFATVLFPQHGDIMIFGVYFIGILTAIAAGILLRTFIFRKDSVPFIMELPDYHMPRATNVAHELWNKLRSFLIRASTIIAGATVVIWFLSNFSPSLNMVEAHGTESILGLLGTFLQPLFIPLGFAEGPDGWKAVVAILTGLIAKEMVVSTMGVLYAAEDIGDAESGMISTALSATLAATFSPLVALSFMAFNLLSVPCMAAVATAAGEMKSRRWMWFTILFWIGMAWVVSFLIFRVGTLLGY; encoded by the coding sequence ATGAAGTTCGCTCTCGCCGGCAATCCCAACTCCGGAAAAACGACTCTTTTCAACAACCTCACGGGAAGCTCCGCTCATGTGGGCAACTGGCCCGGCGTAACCGTGGACCGCAAGGAAGGCCTTTACAGAAGCCCCTCGGGCCCTGTGACCGTCGTCGACCTTCCCGGCATCTATTCGCTGTCGCCCTACTCTCCGGAGGAAATCGTCGCCCGGGACTACATCGTCGAGCAGAACCCCGACCTCGTCATCAATATCGTCGACGCCACCAACCTGGAGCGCAACCTCTACCTGACGACCCAGCTCATGGAGACCGACCGGCCCATCGTCGTGGCCCTCAACATGATGGACGTCATCGAAAAGGAGGGGCTCGCCATCGACGTGGACATCCTGGAGCAGGAGTTGGGGCTGCCGGTGGTCCCCATCAGCGCGCTGGACGCCAGCGGGCTGAAGGAGCTGATGCGGCGGGGACTGGAAGCCGCGGCGACGCCCCGCAGAGGCCGTTCCGTACTGGAATCCTCTCCTCTGGCCGCGCCCATCCACAAGGTGGTGAACCTGCTCGACGAACGCAAAATCCCCCACTCCCTGTTTCACGCCATCAAACTCATCGAGGGGGATTCTCTGGAAAAAACGGAGTTTCGGGAACGCTACGCCGCCGACCTGGTGGACCGCATCGACGAAATGAGGACGACCATCGATCTCCCCGCCAATATGGAACGGGATTTCGAGGCCGCCATAGCCGACCTGCGTTATCGCCACATCACGGGACACTACCGCCGGGCGATGCTCCGCGTCCGTCAGCCGGGCGGGCACACCCTCTCCACCAGCATCGACCGGTTCCTCACCCACAAACTGCTGGGGATTCCGATTTTTCTGGCCGTCATGTTTTTCGTGTTTCACATGATTTTCAGCGACAACCTTTTCGGAACCGGCATCCCCTCTCCGGGGGTGTGGCTTCAGGAACTGACGGGCACGCTGATGGACTGGATCACCGGACTTGTGGAACAGCTTCTCCTGAACCTCAGCGTGTCGGACTGGGCGCGCAGCATGGCCATCGACGGGCTTTTTGCCGGAGTGGGGGCCGTCCTGAGTTTCCTTCCGCAAATTATGATGCTGTTCCTCTTTCTCTCGATACTGGAAGATTCAGGCTATATGGCCCGGGCGGCGTTTTTGATGGACCGCATTCTGCGCTGTTTCGGGCTTTCCGGGAAATCCTTCCTGCCCATGCTGATGGGCTTCGGCTGCTCGGTACCGGCCATGATGGCCACCCGCACCCTGGAGGACGAGAGAGACCGCCGCATCACCATCATGCTGATGCCCTGCTTCTCCTGCGGGGCCAAAGCTCCGATCTGGGCCATGTTCGCCACCGTGCTCTTTCCTCAGCACGGAGACATCATGATCTTCGGCGTCTATTTCATCGGCATCCTCACGGCCATCGCGGCGGGGATTCTGCTCAGAACCTTCATTTTCCGGAAGGACTCCGTCCCCTTTATTATGGAACTCCCGGACTACCACATGCCCCGGGCGACCAACGTGGCCCACGAGCTTTGGAACAAGCTGAGGAGTTTTCTGATTCGAGCCTCGACGATCATCGCGGGAGCCACAGTCGTCATCTGGTTCCTGTCGAACTTCAGCCCGTCACTCAACATGGTGGAAGCCCACGGCACCGAAAGCATTCTGGGCCTTCTGGGAACCTTCCTCCAGCCGCTTTTCATCCCGCTGGGATTCGCTGAGGGACCGGACGGATGGAAGGCCGTCGTCGCCATACTGACGGGGCTCATCGCGAAGGAAATGGTGGTTTCCACGATGGGAGTTCTGTACGCGGCCGAGGACATTGGCGACGCGGAAAGCGGAATGATCTCCACCGCTCTGTCCGCCACCCTGGCGGCCACGTTCTCCCCCCTGGTCGCTCTTTCCTTCATGGCTTTCAACCTGCTCTCCGTTCCCTGCATGGCGGCTGTGGCCACGGCTGCCGGAGAGATGAAAAGCCGGCGCTGGATGTGGTTCACCATCCTTTTCTGGATTGGAATGGCCTGGGTCGTCTCGTTCCTCATTTTCCGCGTGGGAACCCTGCTGGGCTATTGA
- a CDS encoding ferrous iron transport protein A, producing the protein MSAATSGTKPLRDFVPGESGKVVSITATGPVKRRLFDMGITPGADIILRKTAPLGDPLEITIRGYQLSIRRAEAQTIAMKVDGDVDMKLDAGEDEGGRSR; encoded by the coding sequence ATGTCAGCAGCCACCAGCGGGACGAAACCCCTGAGAGATTTCGTCCCGGGAGAATCAGGTAAAGTTGTTTCAATCACCGCTACGGGCCCCGTTAAAAGACGTCTTTTCGACATGGGGATCACCCCGGGAGCTGATATCATTCTCCGCAAGACGGCGCCTCTCGGAGACCCGCTTGAAATAACGATCAGGGGGTATCAGCTTTCAATTCGCAGAGCGGAAGCTCAAACCATCGCCATGAAAGTCGACGGGGATGTCGATATGAAGCTCGACGCCGGAGAAGACGAGGGAGGCCGCTCCAGATGA
- a CDS encoding metal-dependent transcriptional regulator, with protein sequence MKKITARTEDYLEEIFLLECTGREITVTELAERLGITKGTVTATVQKLVNAGTLKHERYGALHLTREGRKNGLLVYRRHEGLRAFFHELLGVDRDRSSEMACNMEHYMDPVTDARLFAMLEFFRRARAERAPWVDELFASMENRVDLFIPLSLVESGQKGSVTRLSADDGLRRKLQDLGFITGASVTCLEASENFITISLEGHTCEMPLYEAATVWLRSVA encoded by the coding sequence GTGAAAAAAATAACGGCTCGCACAGAAGATTATCTTGAAGAGATTTTCCTTTTGGAATGTACCGGCCGCGAAATCACGGTCACGGAACTGGCCGAACGCCTGGGCATCACCAAGGGGACGGTAACGGCCACTGTTCAGAAACTGGTCAACGCAGGGACGCTGAAGCACGAGCGTTACGGAGCCCTTCATCTCACCAGGGAGGGGCGGAAAAACGGGCTTTTGGTCTATCGCCGCCACGAGGGACTGCGCGCCTTTTTTCACGAACTTTTGGGCGTGGACAGGGACCGGTCGTCGGAAATGGCGTGCAACATGGAACATTATATGGACCCCGTCACGGATGCGCGCCTCTTTGCCATGCTGGAGTTTTTCCGCCGGGCCCGGGCCGAGCGGGCGCCCTGGGTGGATGAGCTGTTCGCCTCCATGGAAAACCGCGTCGATCTTTTCATCCCTCTCTCCCTGGTCGAAAGCGGCCAGAAGGGTTCTGTCACGCGTCTTTCCGCCGACGACGGACTGCGCAGAAAACTGCAGGATCTGGGGTTCATAACCGGGGCCAGCGTCACGTGTCTGGAGGCCTCCGAAAACTTCATCACGATTTCCCTTGAGGGGCACACCTGCGAAATGCCGCTCTACGAAGCCGCTACCGTCTGGCTCCGTTCCGTGGCCTGA
- a CDS encoding MATE family efflux transporter, translating into MTSIKCTFSTCLRIFRRVLSKPRNLGVGSVRLILLQMSLPAIGMMFFNALFFLVDTIFVSWLGELATAAVSLTFPTIIVLNALIEGVAGGITALAGQSLGRGETARARRVALSGLSLGYVLSLMMLPMLFPGVSAAVFERLGAAGNPQVLEMCYAYNLWLPLMAPIITYITVANCIFRLQGDTVTPLICMGIANLVNGILDPVFIFTFGWGIGGAAAATFVGRAFALLYVHRKMSRDVNPSLSLPLLPPLRPGLLRYWRPTIAIGFPVALSFGSAAFGFGAVNRILASFGHYAVAAWMLSIRIEDFYFTIAMGVGSALTPFLAFNYGRRDFGRMKEGLKAALWIAGVLMVTAGAFLFIFPRSFFGLFRPSVRVMDLAVRSLRVSLMAFPAVILQIMLNASFVATGYSFLGTAVQLMRSVVGRIPTAYFFAWWLGEQGVWWFQPISWALGTCVALACFVYLKKKIRFDG; encoded by the coding sequence GTGACTTCAATAAAGTGTACCTTTTCAACGTGCCTCAGGATTTTCAGAAGGGTTCTCTCGAAACCCCGCAATCTCGGCGTGGGGTCGGTGAGGCTGATTTTGCTGCAAATGTCGTTGCCCGCCATCGGCATGATGTTTTTCAACGCGCTGTTCTTTCTGGTGGACACGATTTTCGTCTCCTGGCTGGGGGAGCTGGCCACCGCGGCCGTGTCCCTGACCTTTCCGACGATCATCGTTTTGAACGCCCTGATCGAGGGGGTCGCGGGAGGGATCACCGCTCTGGCGGGGCAGAGCCTGGGACGGGGGGAGACCGCCAGGGCGCGGCGGGTAGCTTTGTCCGGCCTGTCTCTGGGGTACGTTCTTTCCCTCATGATGCTGCCCATGCTTTTTCCCGGAGTCTCCGCCGCTGTGTTCGAGCGGCTGGGGGCGGCGGGGAACCCACAGGTCCTCGAAATGTGTTACGCCTACAACCTGTGGCTGCCTCTCATGGCTCCCATCATCACTTATATCACCGTCGCCAACTGTATTTTTCGTCTGCAGGGGGACACGGTGACGCCTTTGATCTGTATGGGGATTGCCAACCTGGTCAACGGGATTCTCGATCCGGTCTTCATCTTCACCTTCGGATGGGGCATCGGCGGAGCGGCGGCGGCGACGTTCGTGGGGCGCGCCTTCGCCCTGCTCTACGTCCACCGCAAAATGTCCCGGGACGTGAATCCTTCCCTGTCTCTGCCCCTGCTGCCGCCTTTGAGACCCGGCCTTCTCCGCTACTGGCGTCCAACGATCGCCATCGGCTTTCCCGTCGCCCTTTCCTTCGGCAGCGCGGCTTTTGGTTTCGGCGCTGTAAACCGAATCCTGGCGTCTTTCGGACATTACGCGGTGGCGGCCTGGATGCTGAGTATTCGCATTGAAGATTTTTACTTTACCATCGCGATGGGCGTTGGCTCGGCCCTGACCCCGTTTCTGGCCTTCAACTATGGACGGCGCGATTTCGGGCGCATGAAGGAGGGGCTGAAAGCGGCCCTGTGGATTGCGGGCGTCCTCATGGTGACGGCAGGAGCCTTTCTTTTCATCTTTCCTCGGTCGTTTTTCGGACTTTTTCGGCCCTCGGTTCGAGTTATGGATTTGGCGGTCCGGTCTCTCCGCGTCAGCCTGATGGCTTTTCCCGCCGTTATTCTGCAGATCATGCTGAACGCGTCCTTCGTGGCCACGGGGTATTCCTTTCTGGGAACGGCGGTGCAGCTCATGCGCTCAGTGGTGGGGCGCATCCCCACGGCGTACTTCTTCGCCTGGTGGCTGGGTGAACAGGGAGTCTGGTGGTTTCAGCCCATATCCTGGGCCCTTGGAACCTGCGTCGCTCTGGCCTGTTTCGTATACCTGAAGAAAAAAATACGCTTCGACGGTTAA
- a CDS encoding alpha/beta hydrolase: MKTNRFVESGSARIYCEISGGSDCGVPLVLLHGNSENCGIFEPQVEYFSKTRTVIALDSRGHGRSSFGADELSITNMAEDVRAVLDALNVKTADLLGFSDGGNVALAFALRYPSRLRSLILSGANLSPGGVKWRVQAPIVICYWFLSLQAPFSENARRKRQIFGLMVNQPHFTPEEIAAITTPALVIAGERDMIREEHTKLIHRSIPGSKLVIVPEADHFVSSRKPDVFNSIVDEFLKDATK, translated from the coding sequence ATGAAAACAAACCGATTCGTGGAGTCGGGGTCTGCCCGAATATATTGTGAAATCTCCGGAGGGAGCGATTGCGGCGTCCCTCTGGTTCTTTTGCATGGCAACAGCGAAAACTGCGGAATATTCGAACCCCAGGTCGAATATTTTTCGAAAACCCGCACTGTAATCGCTCTGGACAGCAGAGGTCATGGCCGCTCTTCCTTCGGGGCGGACGAACTGAGCATCACGAACATGGCGGAGGACGTCCGGGCCGTCCTTGACGCGCTGAACGTCAAAACCGCCGACCTCTTGGGCTTCAGTGACGGGGGCAACGTCGCCCTGGCCTTCGCCCTCAGATACCCGTCGCGCCTGAGGTCTCTGATCCTCTCCGGAGCGAATCTCTCTCCCGGCGGCGTAAAATGGCGCGTGCAGGCGCCGATTGTGATCTGTTACTGGTTCCTTTCCCTCCAGGCCCCTTTTTCCGAAAACGCCCGCCGAAAAAGGCAAATTTTCGGTCTGATGGTGAATCAGCCGCATTTCACGCCGGAGGAGATCGCGGCGATCACGACGCCTGCGCTGGTCATCGCGGGCGAACGGGACATGATTCGGGAAGAACACACGAAACTCATCCATCGCTCAATTCCCGGGTCGAAGCTCGTAATCGTCCCGGAGGCGGACCATTTCGTGTCGAGCCGGAAGCCGGACGTATTCAACAGTATTGTCGATGAATTTTTAAAAGACGCAACAAAATGA
- a CDS encoding low specificity L-threonine aldolase — MYSFKNDYSEGAHPRILQAMMATNTQQNEGYGEDAHCLAAVKRIKELLGGDPASVDVHLLCGGTQTNLTAISAFLRPHEAAIGTNMSHIFVHETGAIEATGHKILTVPTRDGKLSPDGLQTILDGHPNDEHMVKPRLVKISNSTEIGSVYRLKELEALSRFCREKKLLLYVDGARLGSALASEGNDVTLADMRRLTDAFYIGGTKNGAILGEALVIVNDALKEDFRYHIKQKGGLMAKGWILGIQFEELFRDDLYFELARHANAMAQRIAGAIREGGYDFLTPSPSNQVFPILPNTLIEKLGKNWIFSHWSKIDEKHSSIRLVTSWATKEEAVDEFIREFRSLTA, encoded by the coding sequence ATGTACAGCTTCAAAAACGACTATTCCGAGGGGGCCCATCCGCGCATTTTGCAGGCCATGATGGCGACCAACACGCAACAGAACGAGGGCTACGGCGAAGATGCGCACTGCCTTGCCGCTGTAAAACGCATTAAGGAACTGCTGGGCGGCGATCCGGCTTCAGTGGACGTTCATCTGCTCTGCGGGGGAACTCAGACCAACCTGACGGCGATTTCCGCGTTTTTGAGACCTCACGAGGCGGCCATCGGAACGAACATGTCCCATATTTTCGTTCACGAAACGGGGGCCATTGAGGCCACGGGGCACAAGATCCTCACCGTCCCGACCCGGGACGGCAAACTGTCCCCCGACGGTCTGCAGACGATTCTGGACGGGCACCCGAACGATGAGCACATGGTGAAGCCGCGCCTCGTCAAAATTTCCAACTCGACGGAGATCGGGTCGGTGTACAGGCTGAAGGAACTGGAGGCCCTGAGCCGGTTTTGCAGGGAAAAGAAGCTTCTGCTCTATGTGGATGGAGCGCGTCTGGGTTCGGCTTTGGCCTCGGAGGGCAACGACGTGACTCTGGCGGATATGCGACGGCTGACGGACGCGTTCTATATTGGAGGCACAAAGAACGGAGCGATTCTCGGGGAGGCTCTCGTGATCGTCAACGACGCGCTGAAAGAGGATTTTCGCTATCACATCAAGCAAAAGGGCGGGCTCATGGCGAAGGGCTGGATCCTGGGCATTCAGTTCGAGGAGCTGTTCCGAGACGATCTGTACTTTGAACTGGCACGGCACGCAAACGCAATGGCGCAGCGCATCGCCGGCGCCATCCGAGAGGGCGGTTACGATTTTCTGACGCCCTCGCCCTCCAATCAGGTTTTCCCGATCCTGCCCAATACCCTGATTGAAAAATTGGGGAAAAACTGGATTTTTTCTCACTGGTCGAAGATTGACGAAAAGCATTCTTCAATTCGCCTGGTGACCTCCTGGGCAACAAAGGAAGAAGCGGTGGACGAGTTTATTCGGGAGTTCCGGTCGCTGACCGCCTGA